A part of Myxococcus landrumus genomic DNA contains:
- a CDS encoding isochorismatase family protein translates to MALPAITPYPMPGVADLPKNKVAWTPDPKRAVLLIHDMQRYFVEAFTAGASPVTELVSNIQQLRRHCASLGIPVVFSAQPGGQTPEQRGLLLDFWGGGINGGPLQKQIIDALTPGDGDVQLTKWTYSAFRRTNLLEMMREKGKDQLIICGIYAHIGCLQTASDGFMSNIQPFLVADALGDFSLAHHQLALSYAAQLCAVTTTAQQVISALGPVASASASSGLSSHQVRADVAELLQVSLMELGENENLLERGMDSIRLMSLVERWRNAGAEVTFVELAERPTLTEWYAILGALMLPPPAASTAQVALQRQA, encoded by the coding sequence ATGGCGCTTCCAGCCATCACTCCCTACCCGATGCCCGGCGTCGCCGACCTGCCGAAGAACAAGGTCGCCTGGACGCCCGACCCCAAGCGCGCGGTGCTGCTCATCCACGACATGCAGCGCTACTTCGTGGAGGCGTTCACCGCGGGCGCTTCGCCCGTCACGGAGCTGGTCTCCAACATCCAGCAGCTTCGGCGGCACTGCGCCTCGCTCGGCATCCCGGTGGTGTTCTCCGCCCAGCCGGGCGGCCAGACGCCGGAACAGCGCGGCCTGCTGCTGGACTTCTGGGGGGGCGGCATCAACGGTGGCCCGCTCCAGAAGCAGATCATCGACGCGCTCACCCCGGGCGACGGCGACGTCCAGCTCACCAAGTGGACCTACAGCGCGTTCCGCCGCACGAACCTGCTGGAGATGATGCGCGAGAAGGGCAAGGACCAGCTCATCATCTGCGGCATCTACGCGCACATCGGCTGCCTCCAGACGGCCAGCGATGGGTTCATGAGCAACATCCAGCCCTTCCTGGTCGCGGACGCGCTGGGGGACTTCTCCCTCGCGCACCATCAGCTCGCGCTCAGCTACGCGGCGCAGCTCTGCGCCGTCACCACCACCGCGCAGCAGGTCATCTCGGCGCTGGGGCCCGTGGCGTCCGCGAGCGCTTCCTCCGGCCTGAGCAGCCACCAGGTTCGCGCCGACGTCGCGGAGCTGCTCCAGGTCTCCCTGATGGAGCTGGGTGAGAACGAGAACCTGCTCGAGCGCGGCATGGACTCCATCCGGCTGATGAGCCTGGTCGAGCGATGGAGGAACGCGGGCGCGGAGGTCACCTTCGTGGAGCTGGCGGAGCGGCCCACCCTCACGGAGTGGTACGCGATTCTCGGCGCGCTGATGCTCCCCCCTCCGGCCGCGAGCACCGCCCAGGTCGCCCTCCAGCGACAGGCGTAG